The DNA segment GAATGCCAAGCGCAATCAGCTGGAACAATCTTGTTGCGTGGTGCGCCATTCATCTCCATCCGTACGGGGCAATAAAGACTATTTTCCATTAACTCTAATTACATCTTGGTATTTCCTGAGTGTATGCCGTCGTTTTTAGCCCGAGTAGAAATGCTGTTTAGCAAACTTCAGCCGGTGCCCTTTTGTACATCTGGTCTCCATAGACACTTAGATAATTGAGGTGAGTTATTAACACTGCATATCACAGGCGAGCATCAGAACACATTGTATTTATGCTGGTGCTTGACTCTTATACAAACCTCTTTAGTAGCTGAGGATCGCAAAACTGTCACTGAACTGCATTAAGCTATTCAGCATCTTTGTTTGAACATGTGCACAATAATGACTTACAATAGAGAAACAGACAGCAGATTTTGTGCTTGTTGGCATCAAGCTATACTGTTTCGACTGGCTCTCAGATTCTATTTTGTTAACTTAGTATCTTTATTCAGGGCTTCTGGGACACAAGGCCCCTGATTGGCTGCTTTCAACGCTCTCGACGCTGCCTCAAAGAGCTCAGCGTCTTGCAAGGCATATTTAAAAAGCcatgtctttttaaaaaaaggGCTCTGCTCAGCCCTtctatgtgtgtgttgttgccGGCATCCATGGTTTTGATCATGCCTCGCCATTACTGGAGAATATGACAGGTATGTGCCCGCAAGCTTTCAGAGAAAAAGCAGATTATCATAGGGCATCACCTACAATTTAATTTCTCAGATCGGGTAGTTTTCAATAAATTCAATATGTTTTAAAGATATCGTCTCATGGGTCAAGAAGAGTCGTTGTTTACATAAAGACAGACATGATGCTCAGACTGAGACAGAAATGTGACGATGCTTACAGTCTGAATGAAATATATGCTGTTTTGAGAGAAACCTATGAGTGTTTAGAGATAATCTACTGTGACACTAACAGAACAACGTTCCAGGAAAACATCCAAAGTGATATTCCTAATTTTCTCTGGGCATGGGATGTTTCCACTATAGAAATCACTGTCATATTGATCAATCTGAAGCCGTCATGCTCTGTAATAGCAAAGATAATCTTACATAAAGCCAGGTTGCGTGTCCTCCCACTACCTCCGAAGACGATTTTCCACCGCCCGCTcgcaatgaataaataaaaagcgaGGGAGATGAAATTGAAGATTTAATTTTTGTGTGTCCAAGCAGTACAATAGGGGTGACAGGACTGGAAAAAGCAAAAGATTTCCTTCGACTGTCTGTGGCATTGTGTACAGCACTGCTAAGTGCATCACATCCAGTTCACCAGactgtgtttttctttcacacAGATATACACCACATTCCCAAAAGTATGTTTACACCCCCCTAATGCATATCCAGGTCCATAAAGAAATGATTAACTGGGTGCACAAAAAAGATTGGAAGCAAATGAAGGGATTTGTCATATTGTTAAGAAATTAAATGTTCAAAAGCGCATACTGTATGTTCAGCAATATAATGTAGTTTAAACCTATAGTTGGCTGTGACTAATGCCTTTGTACAGTGGACAAGATTTAATCTCTTATGTTCTTTCTGAATACACTATCAGCTTCTTGTCTTTTTAGATCAGATGTGGTGCATCTAAACCCAGCGGTTTTTGTATCTCGTTCATCTACATGCAGCTCCAACATATCGCTAGTTCTTATGTGTCATGTATGACTAAACTTGACATTGACATAAGGGCATGGTTATGATGAAGATTGTggtaatgtacattttttacatcCTGTTTTGAaccttttctttttaaacttttctcCGGTGAGATGCGGTTTTGCTGTTGAATTCAATAtagtttttgaaaaataaaaaatgtaattcagtcgtaaaggaatagtttacccaaaaataaaaattcaatgcaAGTCTATTGGTACAACTGTTGttcattctttaaaacatcttttgtgtttcgcagaagaaagaaagtcacacaggtttgaaatgacaaaagggtgagtaaattatttttattttaattgaagtatccctttaatgtcatatgaaaagtaaaatatatcgcactttaaataaaataaaatattaaggcAGTGCTTCCTGAAGTTGGgaatcattaaaaatgacatgcaGAGCAGGTGATGACAAATAGCTAGAAGAAAGTTACAAACGGTTAAAAAATGtccttttattttctttattttggaCTAGGATAACGTTTTTAAGTCTGAAAGTTACTAAATGTGTTTATAGTACAATAAGACTCACGATGTTCcacatacatttttacatgacCTCTTATAGTTTCAGGGTTTCTAACTTTCTACACTATTAAGGAAAACTGCATAAAGAGACAGTAATAGAAAAGCTTTCGGAATCGACGCCACCAGCATCTGTAAAAACGCTTCACGCTGCCTCTCAgagtctttctctttttctctgatCAATATTACCAAATTAACATTTCCAACCTCCATTTCAAAACCGCAAACCCACTAAATTAGTCATTAGAATTGTCTCAGCGGCAAACAGAAGCTGTGAGTAAAACCTGCACTCATTCGATATCGGTTACAGCAATTTCACCCTTACGTTCACCTCAgacagtcacacacacagccGTTTCTTTACTACAAATCATCCGGAGTTTGATGTTTCAGTCTATCCTGATGATCGGATGAAACTGGCAATTTTGTAAACaaattttcatattattaataGAAAGGAATTATAAGTGCCACCCTGCGTACTTGTAAATAACACTATATTTTGACTAGGAAATGCAATAGGCTGTTAAATATTGATTTTCTTCCTCAGATGTTGAAGAACTCGGATTTAAGCAAACAGCAGATTGTAGATCAGAGATGTCCTGTGTAGGTAGCAGGGGATTTCAGATACTAGCGTGCAGCATTAGTGTAATTGCTTCTTGGATCTATTGATCTTTGAGAGCATTAGCTTGGTGATCATTTAGGCCACTCTTTCTCAATCTTGGAACTCTGTCTTTTAGGACCAAGCTTCTCACATGATCAGCCAAATCTCTGATCGTTCTGTTAACATCTAAATGTAAGATCTTCAAACGTGATTGAcccattgtttttattcatcgTAAGTCAGTCAATAAAAGAGTTTTTCGAGGTCAGCTGATAGGCGGTTAATGCAGTCGCTGGGAAAGCTGAGAAATAAGATATGTGAACAGGAGAGATAAGGTTATGTTTATGCCGGTTAACGCTTTGGTGTGAAATGTTTGCAGAATTGTTTTTGAAGAAATAGAAATGACCCTGTCTGGTTCCTGCCATTAAATTTCATTAAAGATAAATACATGGTTATGATGGAGATTAtggatttttttaacattgatggAATATGGAAttacacaaacatatttttgagGGATTTAACCTTTATATTTCATGGTGAAGTATAAAGATAGTGAGGAACACATAACAAATGCTATTTTTTCAGTGTTCtagtttttaatcatgttttaaactttaaatttgCATTTAGCTTAATGTGCATGGCACTTTgctttataataaaatgtattgtaaatggaatatttatgtatttttatacaataaaatggcCTGAAATGTGACGATTAGGTGTGCTCTTTCAGATGGAAGGATTGTAAAGACAGCATgctatgtattttatattcaaatGATTTTCCCTTCTGTGACGGTGAGCAGCGGGAATACGCTGTTTGAGAatgagaacaaaaaaatgatgacagagtcaATCTACTTCCTGCAATCTCAAAGAAAAATTACCttgactgacagattgcaatCCAATGACTTCCTTCAAGATCCACATTTTTCATGCGTCCTTCCTTCATGTCTGTCCAAAATTGGCtctgaaagaaaaatgttttttcctcAGTGCATGTGAACAAACAAGTGTGTGTTCTTTTAATTAAAGACATGAGACATTTTTCTTGTCAGCACCTACGGTGTAGCAACAGATTTGCCCTTTAGTTTGGTCTTACACTGGCtctaacaagaaaaaaatgctaGATTCTAAATTTAAACCTAAAGGAAGATCTGTTTGGTCTTACCTGCACACCTGAATAAAAAGGAAAGTATTTATTTGCATATGCACTTTGTTTATTGTGAGGAACAGTGGGCATTTCTAAGCAAAGAGAACCATAATAAACAATCATATTAAAGCAATGTCACAAGTTTTATTATTCACTTCCGTTCTCAAGGTACATTCATTGGTTCTGTGATGGAGTGGGTGGATATGTCCACAGTTGCATAGTCACATTGTTAGCTGTATACTCTTGTATAAGAGTGTACTGGAATGAAAACTGTGTAAAATTGGCACTATGTTATAGTGGAGGATTCTATAAAGGGCACCTTCAACATGTTGTCTGGATTTAAGAATATCTGAGTTGCATGAAGCAGATACTCAAGTGGTTTTCACTGTGTCTGCATTATGTGCTGAAAAGGTCAATCCGCACAGTATTCTCTGCCTGGACCGCTAGACATTTTTATGACAAAGAACAAGCCAGCATGGACTTGCCTTTGGATAGCTGCCCTTTACAGGGATTCCTCCGGCCTTCTAGCTCATTTTGAGGACCTCTTGTCACAAAGCAATCTTTAGAGTGTGGTGTAACCGAAAAGAAAATGCTCTCAGAGacgttaaaagaacagttcacccaaaaataaagatttgtcATTATTCATGCCTCTTCCATAttacaaaatatgtattttgctATGCAAAAGatgtgttaaagggacagttcaccggaaaaaagaacaaaatctgtcatcatttactcaccctcaagttgttccaaatctgtatagatttctttgttctgatgaacacagagaaagatatttggaagaatgcttgtaaccaaacagttcggggccaccattgactaccatagcagaaaaaatgacaatggtagtcaaaagtgccccagaactgtttgctttcctacattcttcaaaacataatttgtgttcaacagaacaaagaaatctatgaAGCAatttttactactatggtagtcaatggtggccaagaactgtttggttacacgcattcttccaaatagctttctctgtgttcatctgaacaaataattttatacagatttataacaccttgagggtgagtaaatgatgacagattttgtttttttccggtgaactgtccctttaacacatCTTTTGCATagcaaaatacatattttgtaaTATGGAAGAGGCATGAATAAAACCTAGCTGTTGTAAGATCACATTCCTCCAGAGATGCCCAAACTCACCTCGAATATATCGAAAACAACATTGCAGATCTGTAAAACCCATGCCGTTAGCTTGTTTAGCCCTTAAACACAAAGTTAGCCTGTCAAAGTTAACAATAAGAATGGGATCGATTCTAGATGTCTGCTGATTGACACGCAGGCTATTGATCTGCTTACACCGGGCCGTTTAACAATCCTGAACTCATTTAGGAATCTATTCAGAGGTAAGCAAAAATGCTGTGTAGCTCGTACAATCAAAACACGCCAAATGACTTTCTCTATTTTCTCCATCCACTGAGGCTGGTTAGTGTCCTTCTGAGAGTTCTCACAAAAATATCACAGTATTGATCTCTGGGAGGGAGGTGGGGGGATAAATGGAGGTTTTGACAAGATGCTTCTAAATACACGTTTATGAGTACTAGCCCTGGGGAAAGTATTTCTATAAAATGTGGCTAGTAAGAGGGTGGAGATAAAACggcagttaaagggatacttcacccaaaaatgaaaattctgtcatcatgaactcatcttcaagttgttccaaacctgtatacatatctttgttctgatgaacacaaaggaggttatttagaagaatgtcagtaaccaaacggatctcaccccccatttactgccatagtagggaatataaatactatgggaatcaatgggggatgagatctgtttggttactgacattctaccaaatatcttcctttgcatttagtagaacaaagaaatgtatacaggtatggaacaatctgagggtgagtaaatggtgacagcattttcatttttaggtgaactgtccctttaaactcaTGTTTGGcttgaaataaatgtgtttgtgcattGTACAAATTTAAACTTCATACAATGtaaaaagctttcctgtagctcagtgattagagcatggcgctaacaacgccaaggtcatgggttcgatcccaggtgattgcacatacttagaacaaatgtatagtataatgcaatgtaagtcgctttggataaaagcgtctgccaaatgcgtaaatgtaaaatctacaTTTATGTGAggatcacatttacatttacccAAGCTTGAAAGTGTATGAATACGAAGTCTGCGGTAATTTAGACTAAGTGCTCTTTCCATTTAACCCGGCAGattgtttttttcaaataataggCGAGTAGGTCAGTTCATTATTGTATGCTCTATAGGTTTAACATTTGACATGCTGGCATGAATGTCGATTTGATAGTGAGAAAATGCAGTTATTCTCACCAGCACCGAAGCAATTATCATAAATTCATTGCATTGAATAGACATCTAACaggtttatttacaataaaagtaCCGCAGTCTCACCTTCTGCATTTTATCATCATTCATACAATACAGATGTACTTTAGATATACAATACTTGATATGCTATAGATATACTTCATCATATTCCCCTGTGGTCTGGGACAGCGCTTTTAGTTTTATCATAAGCACCCTACAAACACCCCATTCTAACCATTTAGATTGATAATGTTCTGTATAGCTATGAAGATAAACGCTGTATAGTGAAGAGAGCTTGTTGTTTTTGCTGTCCTTGATAGTTTTGCTTTCTGCTTTCCTCTGCTGACAGAACTGAACAGTAATTTAGAACGCAATATATCATCTGCATTTGCTGAGGGCAGCTTTGACAGTCTGTAAACCCGGCTCGTCAGGCATCTTGTCGAGTCGAGTCCCTTGCTGCCTTTGTGGGCAATTAGGTGCTGCATGCGCATATTATCAACACtgtgattaaaaataaatctgaaataTTTGGTCCCAAAGCATATTGAATTGAATGTATTAAAGGCGCTTTGTTCAGTGATCATGTCAAACTTTGTATTTTATAGAATGCATTTGTTCTTCATTCatgtttctgtttaaatgtgGCAATAGATGTTAGTCTTTACAAAtgatacacaataaaaaatgacgCACAATAATGTTTGCATGTTAACATGTTTAACTCAAAATAATTTGATTCTGATTTCTAGATGTTTAAATTCCGAAGTTTTcaagtgacttgtaaagccaatttgattgaaCAATTTCGAATTAGCATATTTTTAGCTTTCAGgttgattttttacagtgaatgtattattttttcttagaTTCTTAGTACACTTATTTGGCTGTGGGAATTTGCTCCCATTCAGACCCAAGAGCATTAGCCACTGCTGGTTATGGGGCATTGCTTGCAGTAGGTGATTGTACTCATTAAAGATGTTCAGGTCTGGGCTTTGTACCACAGTAAATAATTTCTTTATGGACCTGTCTTTGTGCACAAGAGAAAATTGTCATGCTGGTGGAGAAAAGGGCATTGTCGAATGCCGCATGGCATTAGGATTTGTGTTCACTGGCCAACAAACTCTTATATCGTGTATAGTATAGTGTTTTTAACACTTGTTTCATTCTCATTTGACTTATCTCTAACAATCTATAATAGGATTTGTActttaaactttatttatgCATATCTAATGCATCTCATCTTTATAATGCACTGCAGCTCAGAGAGAAGGCAGTTCGTTGTAATGGACACAGCCGAGCATCAGCATTTCCCTGTGGGCCATAACCAGGAGTCAATCAGATAGCGGTTATCTTTGCTGTGCTTTATCCTGTTAGCAATTTGTCTAAAAAGGGATGTGCACTTTGATCACGAGAacacatcaacaaaataaaaatcaggacatttttgtgtttttccctCATCTCACAATATATCATACTAGAAAAGCCACTCATGATGGGTCACAATCGAACTGCTTGTTCAGTTTATTTGCTTCTTCCATTACACACATTCATAAGTCTCTTTGCACTGTAACACACAACAAATGCTTTATACACACTCACAGAAGTGTTCATCAGTAACACAGCAAATTCCATCAATGACCTCTTCTTACTAGTGCACATAGATTCAAAATGCTTGTGATGGGAAAAATCAACAAATGATCCAAACAAACATGTCATATTTTTAAGTACACATTGTCAGTGGCAACTAACAGTGTGCCTTTGTACATTTAATTGAAGATTTCCTTAAAACGCCATTATAGAGCCAATTCACTGGATGAATATTCTGCTGTGAAGTAATCTGAAAATTACAAGTATGTAATGTAAGAATGTGTCATTTCTTGGTTTAAACAGCAATTATTCATAATCCGCCCATTGCTAATTTGTCTGTCGCAAATCATTCTGGAGGGAATAGAACTAGCTTCCTGTTGCATAAAACGCCAACAATGCCGGTAAATACAGCCCAGAACAGACGAACTAAAAAGCATGAGAACTTGTCTTTAAGTGATATAATGCTAGTTGACAACATCCCATTTAATAGCGTGAAGATGGTTTGTTGGGTGACAGCTAATTATGCTCCTAATTATCCATGAACACAACACTTCCAGAGGTGTAAACGATGCTACAATATTCCAAAACATCACCTTCTCTGCTATACGTACGAATACATAACCTGTTATTTCAGCTAAATGAAAGGTTGCTAATGCATTTGTTCTGTTCCATTTTCAGTGCAATTTATAAAACTGACGTGAATgagaacataataaaaatactaaacaAATATGCCACGTTTCATGGAACTTAGAGAAAGAAACGGTTTATTATACGATAAATATTTAGGATGCGGTGAGGCAGTTCACTGTACATTTGATTCAAGGTACTAAAACCTTACTAAAAAAGTACTCCAGTGCAAACACTATGGTTATGATCAAAACATGTTCAGATTCGTCAGAAGCTGAAAAGATGAGTGAAACGTCTGTGCTTGGCAATGATGCTCATTAATCATAAGGTAGTTTCTATGGTGGAGAATGTAACTTTGGTGTTAGTATTATGATTGCCTTGAAATGTAATGTAGAGAAATACTGAAGTTAGACGAAATTGACATATGATGATGAGTTCACTATTGCTACAATATACATGTGCAAGCGTTCACTAGCATGGCAAAGTCATTGTAAACAGCAGCCATGGAGTGGTCATATAGTATatctatatattataatatttagttcacatttaaatatatactgtacatgtaaaatatatatcaagtgctcataagtttTTTCCCTTAatgtcaataaaacaaaacacaactgcCAGACCGAGCTTCACAAGTGGGCACGATTGGTGTCCTGGGCCCACATAGcatatcatcgctgtccttttgaaacctcggatgtccaattGCGTTGTTTTTcagttaaactaaaaaaaacgatcaaatactgtgttgtcagtcaacaagcactttttaatactttttattggttagatatttgcaaaacccagtaacaaacataaagggtgactaataataatgatttatggcaaaacataaaaatcacaaaatatggaaataCGAGGTTTtcgaaggacagcagcaatattaGAGCTGAAGCCGAACTTCCAGTTTGGACTTCCAAAAACTTCCAATTAAAATGCCAACAATTTCTTTTGTAAACAGGTGCAGCCTTATTCGGAGCTTTGAATATTCAGTTCACGTTAAGACATGaagaaaatactgtaaaatatagaAGCAGAGCACAAATCAGAAGCCTTGTCATGTCAGTTATATTTCAGTTCAATCGGCTTAGGCTACTGAAGAAAGATTTTGCAATGTAGTAGAAAAAGGGATGTTGTACGCAATGTAAAGCTATTCCAATTTCACACTGATTAGGTTTTTTTGTCTTCCTAGGAAACCTTAAGCATAAAAGATGAGCTCTGGAATCTGTCCCCCCTGCACACCTGTGCCATTGGTACTGTCCGAAGAGCACTGAAACTGGAAGGTGACCTTCCCACACTGAACTTCTGTCATACCCTCCTGACCAAAATAACTCAACTCACTTCCATCCAGAACCACGCTGGCAGTGTAAAAAGTGTCAGGCTCGATCTGAACTGGGTAGTCGAACCAAACGGGGAAAGTGTTGCTTGAACCATCTGAAAAGTACTTGCTGAGGTTGGTTCCCAGGAGAACTCCCTGCCGTTTGAGTTCAATCTTGGCCGTGTACTCAGCAGACCCGCAACTCGAGCCGTACAGCCCAAACCCGGCGATAAACACCCGCTTATCAACAGCGAACTGAATGCTGTCACATCGTCCGCGATAGCGCCACTGGTTGCTGCGGTAGGCGCAAGACTGGAAGCGATGACACTTCTGCGGCGTCAATCCCTTACGAGGTTGGCTCATAAACTGCAACTCGGGCTTCTTGGCCGCCGTGTACCATAAGAAAATGTCGTTGGTTTCATTAAGCGTTAAAACTCCAGACTGGGCGGCTCCATTAGCGAAATCATCAAGACCCATAGTAGGTATACGGATCGAGTAGACAGCCTGACCCAAAACTTTGCGTTGGTTGTCAATAGTTATGTTCATTTCCCTTCTCTGACATTCAGCCTCGGCCCAGCTCAGCGCAGCTTCAAACACGACAATCTCCTTGGCGTTTAAAGTCTCTCGCCTGAGGATGCTCTCCAGGGTCTGAGAGTCAATGTCACAAAAGCCCTCGGATTTAAGTGCCAGCTCAGCCTGAGCGTCAATAACTTCCCAGCAGCGTTGCGTCAAGTCTGGCTCTTCGAACAGACAGCTCTGAGACAAAAGAATACATGCGTTCTTAGCACTCAGACTGGTTTCCAAGAAGTTAACGCAGGCCCGAGCCAGGTGAGGTACTATGTACTTTTTGGCTGCGTATAATGTCGCCAGTACGGTGTCGGCACTCAAGTCGATTTCATCACAGTAGATGTACctggaaaaacacaaaactcaaggTTAACAGTGCAGTATTTAATCCACGGCAGTAATTTAAAGAGTATGAGGTACTTTAGAATGCATTGTAGCCTGCTATTACTCGCACAGCtagaaacaaatattttatgatGTGCTAGCAGCATGAGCCACGGTGCATTTTGCCGTGTCCACGCAAGACAAAGAGAAAGCAAATTCTCTAAACTACAAAAAGTGAAGGGAAATACTGTATACAATAGCtatgaaaataatttatttggcAGACATTATTATGTCTATTTTGTGACCCGCGTATTCGGAAGTAGATGCTAGACTgaactgatgacatttttacCAAATCTAATACTATATATCCAGTGATACATTCAGGACTAGAACGAAACACAAATATCTTATCAAAACAGTAGCGTTCTATAGGGCTGCACGGCAAACTGAAAGAAAGTAAACGAAGCGCAGGataacatttgcatttttattctttatggCAATGGAGGGAGGGACGATAACAACAGGATGAGAAATCTCtcaggagagacagagagagggagagatgaagagagaaagacagaataTCTCTCAAGAGACATGGGTTGAAAAGCATAAGCTAAGATCTATGAGAAACTTCTGTCATGGTCCCGAGGCTTTGGAGAGGAAGACAAGCTAAGCTTACTTCATTATTAATTTTCTCCTTGTTTAAGCTTGAGTTCTCTTTAACATTTTAGCGTGCAGTGTCACTAGTGGTCAGGGATCACCCTTAAAAATCTGATTATAAAATACTTAGCAAGTCTTTCTGGAGATACATGGATACTTCTATCCAGCAGTGCGTCAGAGCTTCCAAGACACTTCAAGTCATACCAGAAAGCTCTTTGTAGTTCATTTATTTAACTGTGATACCTGGATTGAATTCTCAAATGTTCTTTTAGGTCAAAATAAGCCATTTGGAATTACCCATTCATTTAACTAAACCTAATTGCACAGATGATTTCGATCAGAGAGAACTTTAAATTTCTCC comes from the Triplophysa rosa linkage group LG9, Trosa_1v2, whole genome shotgun sequence genome and includes:
- the btbd3b gene encoding BTB/POZ domain-containing protein 3 isoform X2, which codes for MLFHCSAESVKSKSSKSSKKGSPSSSSKLPPVCYEIITLKTKKKKKMAAEIFPTKKSTSTTTVQQYQQQNLNNNNTIQCCNWQGLYSTIRERNAVMFNNELMADVYFVVGQSGGTQRLPGHKYVLAVGSSVFHAMFYGELAEDKEEIRIPDVEPPAFLAMLKYIYCDEIDLSADTVLATLYAAKKYIVPHLARACVNFLETSLSAKNACILLSQSCLFEEPDLTQRCWEVIDAQAELALKSEGFCDIDSQTLESILRRETLNAKEIVVFEAALSWAEAECQRREMNITIDNQRKVLGQAVYSIRIPTMGLDDFANGAAQSGVLTLNETNDIFLWYTAAKKPELQFMSQPRKGLTPQKCHRFQSCAYRSNQWRYRGRCDSIQFAVDKRVFIAGFGLYGSSCGSAEYTAKIELKRQGVLLGTNLSKYFSDGSSNTFPVWFDYPVQIEPDTFYTASVVLDGSELSYFGQEGMTEVQCGKVTFQFQCSSDSTNGTGVQGGQIPELIFYA
- the btbd3b gene encoding BTB/POZ domain-containing protein 3 isoform X3; protein product: MAAEIFPTKKSTSTTTVQQYQQQNLNNNNTIQCCNWQGLYSTIRERNAVMFNNELMADVYFVVGQSGGTQRLPGHKYVLAVGSSVFHAMFYGELAEDKEEIRIPDVEPPAFLAMLKYIYCDEIDLSADTVLATLYAAKKYIVPHLARACVNFLETSLSAKNACILLSQSCLFEEPDLTQRCWEVIDAQAELALKSEGFCDIDSQTLESILRRETLNAKEIVVFEAALSWAEAECQRREMNITIDNQRKVLGQAVYSIRIPTMGLDDFANGAAQSGVLTLNETNDIFLWYTAAKKPELQFMSQPRKGLTPQKCHRFQSCAYRSNQWRYRGRCDSIQFAVDKRVFIAGFGLYGSSCGSAEYTAKIELKRQGVLLGTNLSKYFSDGSSNTFPVWFDYPVQIEPDTFYTASVVLDGSELSYFGQEGMTEVQCGKVTFQFQCSSDSTNGTGVQGGQIPELIFYA
- the btbd3b gene encoding BTB/POZ domain-containing protein 3 isoform X1 produces the protein MVDAKGRNMKCLTFLLMLPESVKSKSSKSSKKGSPSSSSKLPPVCYEIITLKTKKKKKMAAEIFPTKKSTSTTTVQQYQQQNLNNNNTIQCCNWQGLYSTIRERNAVMFNNELMADVYFVVGQSGGTQRLPGHKYVLAVGSSVFHAMFYGELAEDKEEIRIPDVEPPAFLAMLKYIYCDEIDLSADTVLATLYAAKKYIVPHLARACVNFLETSLSAKNACILLSQSCLFEEPDLTQRCWEVIDAQAELALKSEGFCDIDSQTLESILRRETLNAKEIVVFEAALSWAEAECQRREMNITIDNQRKVLGQAVYSIRIPTMGLDDFANGAAQSGVLTLNETNDIFLWYTAAKKPELQFMSQPRKGLTPQKCHRFQSCAYRSNQWRYRGRCDSIQFAVDKRVFIAGFGLYGSSCGSAEYTAKIELKRQGVLLGTNLSKYFSDGSSNTFPVWFDYPVQIEPDTFYTASVVLDGSELSYFGQEGMTEVQCGKVTFQFQCSSDSTNGTGVQGGQIPELIFYA